A genomic window from Pseudogulbenkiania sp. MAI-1 includes:
- a CDS encoding nuclear transport factor 2 family protein, whose amino-acid sequence MSNTPVTAEFLQAFSDAWNRHDIDALMSFMADDCEFHAVAGPDLLGRTFKGREAVRESFQLAWQTFPDAAWLDGDHFVHGDRGVSESTFSGTKADGTRIEARMVDVFTFRDGKIAVKNAYRKDRPPVAQAGN is encoded by the coding sequence ACTGCCGAATTTCTGCAGGCCTTCAGCGACGCCTGGAACCGCCACGATATCGACGCCCTGATGAGCTTCATGGCCGACGATTGCGAATTCCATGCCGTGGCCGGCCCCGACCTGCTCGGCCGTACGTTCAAGGGTCGCGAAGCGGTGCGCGAAAGCTTCCAGCTCGCCTGGCAAACCTTCCCCGACGCCGCCTGGCTCGACGGCGATCACTTCGTTCACGGCGACCGCGGGGTCAGCGAATCCACCTTCAGCGGCACCAAGGCCGATGGCACGCGCATCGAGGCACGCATGGTCGACGTGTTCACCTTCCGTGACGGCAAGATCGCGGTGAAAAACGCCTACCGCAAAGACCGTCCGCCGGTCGCTCAGGCCGGCAACTGA